The Plasmodium yoelii strain 17X genome assembly, chromosome: 4 genome has a window encoding:
- a CDS encoding glutaredoxin 1, putative, translating to MGSTYEAIKKFVHKIIDENKIAVFSKTECPYCVKAISILKGYNPNVYVEQIEKNPNMADIQSYFKELTGKSSVPRIFINKEFVGGCDDLVKENETGKLQERLKSIGMIN from the exons atgGGATCCACATACGAAgctattaaaaaatttgtaCATAAAATCAtcgatgaaaataaaattgctgtattttcaaaaac tgaATGCCCATATTGCGTTAAAGCAATATCCATTTTAAAAGGATATAATCCTAATGTG TATGTAGAGCAAATTGAGAAAAACCCTAATATGGCAGATATCCAATCATATTTCAAGGAATTAACTG GAAAAAGTTCCGTACCaagaatatttattaacaagGAATTTGTCGGTGGATGTGATGACttg gtCAAGGAAAACGAAACCGGAAAACTTCAAGAGAGACTCAAGAGCATCGGAATGATTAA
- a CDS encoding T-complex protein 1 subunit beta, putative, protein MMNTVVPEVLKQGAQEDKGEIARLQGFVGAIAVGDLVKSTLGPRGLDKILTPLNLEGSRNHQHTVTNDGATILKSVWLDNPVSKILVDVSMQQDNKCGDGTTGVVVLAAEMLRNAEILIENKIHPQIICDGFRMALESAREALKESCFRHDIHSDVFREDLLKIARTTLSSKLLTHEKNHFAELAVNAIMRIKDNLNLDLIHIIKKSGGTIKESYLEDGFILEKKIGINQPKSLTNCNVMIANTPMDTDKVKIYGTKVNVQSFEDIQELENEEKLKMKKKVENIISHGCNVFINRQLIYNYPEQIFREHNVMTIEHSDFDGMERLANCLGAEIASTFEEGLNIKLGYCEKIEEIMIGEDKLIRFSGCKKNGACTIILRGASSHILEESERSLHDALAVLSETLKDNRIVLGAGCSEMLMSNAVDNLARTVEGKRSLAIEAYAKALRQIPTYILDNGGFDSSEIVSKIRAQHTKGNKYAGIDINKGDVGNVMELGIYESYNSKLSQITSATEAVEMILRVDDIIKCAPRQRSGV, encoded by the exons atg atGAATACAGTTGTACCTGAAGTATTGAAACAAGGGGCTCAAGAAGATAAAGGAGAAATTGCAAGATTGCAAGGATTTGTTGGAGCAATTGCTGTTGGCGATTTAGTAAAAAGTACATTAGGACCTAGAGGGTTAGATAAAATATTAACTCCATTAAATTTAGAAGGATCACGAAATCATCAACATACTGTAACTAATGATGGTGCTACTATACTAAAATCTGTTTGGTTAGATAATCCAGTATCTAAAATATTAGTAGATGTAAGTATGCAACAAGATAATAAATGTGGAGATGGAACAACAGGTGTAGTTGTTTTAGCAGCTGAGATGTTAAGAAATGCTGAAATtttaatagaaaataaaattcatcCTCAAATAATTTGTGATGGTTTTCGTATGGCTTTAGAATCAGCTAGAGAAGCATTAAAAGAATCTTGTTTTCGTCATGATATACATTCAGATGTATTTAGAGaagatttattaaaaatagctAGAACAACTTTAtcatcaaaattattaactCATGAAAAAAATCATTTTGCAGAATTAGCTGTTAATGCAATTATGAGAATAAAAGATAATTTGAATTTAGatttaatacatataataaaaaaaagtggaGGAACAATTAAAGAATCTTATTTAGAAGATGGttttattttagaaaaaaaaataggaaTAAATCAACCTAAAAGCTTAACAAATTGTAATGTTATGATTGCTAATACCCCTATGGATACAgataaagtaaaaatatatggaacTAAAGTAAATGTACAGAGTTTTGAAGATATACAAGAattagaaaatgaagaaaaattaaaaatgaaaaaaaaagtagaaaatataatttcacATGGTTGTaatgtatttataaataggcaactaatatataattatccTGAACAAATTTTTAGAGAACATAATGTTATGACTATAGAACATAGTGATTTTGATGGTATGGAAAGATTAGCAAATTGTTTAGGAGCTGAAATTGCATCAACTTTTGAAGAAggtttaaatataaaattaggATATTGTGAAAAAATTGAAGAAATTATGATTGGAGAAGATAAATTAATCAGATTTTCAggatgtaaaaaaaatggtgCATGTACTATTATACTTCGAGGTGCATCTTCTCATATTTTAGAAGAAAGTGAAAGATCGTTACATGATGCTTTAGCTGTTCTTTCAGAAACTTTAAAAGATAATAGAATTGTTTTAGGAGCTGGCTGTTCAGAAATGTTAATGAGTAATGCTGTTGATAATTTAGCAAGAACAGTTGAAGGAAAAAGAAGTTTAGCAATTGAAGCTTATGCTAAAGCTTTAAGACAGATACcaacatatatattagatAATGGTGGTTTTGATAGTTCAGAAATAGTTAGTAAAATACGTGCACAACATACAAAAGGAAATAAATATGCTGGTATTGATATTAACAAAGGAGATGTAGGAAATGTTATGGAATTAGGAATATATGAATCTTATAATTCGAAACTTTCACAAATAACATCAGCAACTGAAGCAGTCGAAATGATTTTGAGAGTTGACGATATAATCAAATGTGCCCCTAGGCAAAGAAGCGGCGTTTAA
- a CDS encoding spindle and kinetochore-associated protein 2, putative, whose protein sequence is MELSIDALKEKFLSMNSDIELIEMKLKDEMCKIYEDEINPLLILNDFENIKNEINKINKELDILYERKKMSINYMHRQMQNYNFLLNLENDLNIPSKNFNTYHNSEIILNNFFYDNIKNFLLNINYDEIKELIGLNYQQKCIDNTGVNFNDEINNTMTNDMLNSKNFATDSGMFNNNDTQNTKSKDMENKLLNNSTCGDDNKNSNDKESMFIPIDDNTFQTVPLLIRRRAKLDDINLIYKALYDIAMKKGSCLPVERSELTQMNLQVFGQTGEAKIATLRYLKIVEVINKTGSVKLLNCAGLKKKKKRKICQFR, encoded by the exons TTTCTGAGCATGAACAGCGATATTGAACTTATAGAAATGAAGTTGAAAGATGAAATGTGTAAAATTTATGAAGATGAAATAAATCcacttttaattttaaatgattttgaaaatataaaaaatgaaataaataaaataaataaagaattagACATATTGTATGAACGTAAAAAAATGAGcataaattatatgcatagaCAAAtgcaaaattataattttttgttaaatctagaaaatgatttaaatattcCTTCAAAAAATTTTAACACTTATCATAATTCAGAAATTATACttaataactttttttatgataatattaaaaattttttattaaatattaattatgatGAAATTAAAGAATTAATAGGTTTAAATTATCAACAAAAATGTATAGATAATACAGGTGTTAATTTcaatgatgaaataaataatactatGACTAATGATATGCTAAATTCTAAAAATTTTGCAACTGATTCAGGAATGTTTAACAATAATGATACACAAAATACCAAATCAAAAGATATggaaaacaaattattaaataatagtaCTTGTGgggatgataataaaaattccaATGATAAGGAAAGTATGTTTATTCCAATTGACGATAATACATTTCAAACAGTTCCTTTATTAATTCGAAGAAGGGCTAAGCTCGatgatattaatttaatatacaAAGCTTTATATGATATAGCCATGAAAAAGGGAAG CTGCCTTCCTGTGGAAAGATCAGAATTGACTCAAATGAACTTGCAAGTTTTTGGGCAAACAG GAGAGGCAAAAATAGCTACGTTgagatatttaaaaattgttgAAGTTATTAAcaa AACCGGTTCTGTGAAGCTATTAAACTGCGCAGGGttaaagaaaaagaagaaaaggAAAATCTGCCAGTTTAGGTAA
- a CDS encoding 40S ribosomal protein S12, putative: MADAESVDNNVVIEEKAVFDNVTAIQKVIKNALVHDGLKIGIREVIKSIESKEAKVCFLSNVCSEPAYKKLVTALCAEKQIPLFMIDNDSKDLGQWSGLFKVDKEGNARKIIGASSVAVIDFGEESAERDFLLSQKPTTAAA, translated from the exons atggctGACGCAGAGAGTGTTGATAATAATGTAGTTATTGAAGAAAAAGCTGTTTTTGATAATGTAACAGCAATACAAAAg GTCATAAAGAATGCATTAGTACATGATGGATTGAAAATTGGAATAAGAGAAGTAATAAAATCTATTGAATCTAAAGAAGCTAAAGTTTGTTTTTTATCAAATGTTTGTTCAGAACCTGCCTATAAAAAATTAGTTACTGCTTTATGTGCAGAAAAACAAATCCCATTATTTATGATAGATAATGATAGTAAAGATTTAGGACAATGGTCAGGATTATTTAAAGTTGATAAAGAAGGAAATGCTAGAAAAATTATTGGAGCAAGTTCTGTTGCAGTTATAGATTTTGGTGAAGAATCTGCTGAAAGAGACTTTCTTTTGTCACAAAAACCAACAACTGCAGCTGCCTGA
- a CDS encoding 60S ribosomal protein L7, putative, with amino-acid sequence MADRYEEKGENEIGNNMAALKAKRAKNAAAVKKRIMKKLKETKLENKKKRIELRARTLKYEKEYEEERRQIIELKREARKNNCFYREAEKKVVFVIRLKGVNKLPPKVKSVFRLLRLLQVHNGVFVKVNKATKEMLKIVEPYVTYGYPSLSTVRNLIYKRGYIKDGKVRRYSRKKIQNNEDISKHLGKYNVHGIEDMIYQIYTCGSVFKKVNNFLWAFKLKPPKKGFKAKRHGFNEPRPGDWGNREEHINDLVSRMI; translated from the exons aTGGCA GATAGATATGAAGAAAAGGGAGAAAATGAAATAGGAAACAACATGGCCGCCCTAAAGGCCAAGAGAGCTAAAAATGCTGCAGcagtaaaaaaaagaattatgaaaaaattgaaGGAAACAAAATTG GAAAACAAGAAAAAACGCATTGAATTAAGAGCAAGGACATTGAAGTACGAAAAAGAATATGAAGAAGAAAGGAGGCAAATAATAGAGTTGAAAAGAGAAgctagaaaaaataattgctTTTATAGAGAAGCTGAAAAAAAAGTTGTTTTTGTAATAAGATTAAAGGGTGTTAATAAATTACCACCAAAAGTGAAGAGTGTATTTCGCTTATTAAGATTATTACAAGTACATAATGGTGTGTTTGTTAAAGTTAATAAAGCTACAAAAGAAATGTTAAAAATAGTTGAACCATATGTCACATATGGATATCCATCTTTGTCTACTGTTAGAaacttaatatataaaagaggATATATAAAAGATGGTAAAGTACGAAGATATTctagaaaaaaaattcaaaataatgaagatatTTCAAAACACTTAGGTAAATATAATGTACATGGTATTGAAGATATGATCTATCAAATATATACTTGTGGTtctgtttttaaaaaagtaaataatTTCTTATGGGCATTTAAACTAAAACCACCCAAAAAAGGATTCAAGGCAAAACGCCATGGATTTAATGAACCAAGACCAGGAGATTGGGGAAACAGAGAAGAACATATTAATGATTTGGTTAGTCGAatgatttaa
- a CDS encoding cytochrome c oxidase subunit ApiCOX35, putative produces the protein MITMRGNNVLKNCYEKIIGNSIGHNTSVRKLSFYKRCNLFVDNSNLHYMNIQKEKCNKINNPFLINYRNIVSNTTTKLNKNNYIENGNNEEDKFFEGEHMNRQLGGYGYPMMFIVTYDRPSWQPFWENDCDVIPRDEFGIPASIPPEVSTNIKHTYYVPPQFYMFLKKLGDDTAELKPYMTKLIQGEFTYDDYQEMFYKFAKPLKIFRKKIPVPYRSAEEIKHEENIKWQSAWYTYRQKVLAEYNVTMCLREFILYMTVGLYFAYLWLDALRQYRLDMKLFYLEAPEHKINWVKPRGDLV, from the coding sequence atgataacgATGCGTGGAAATAATGTATTAAAGAATtgttatgaaaaaataattggCAATTCTATAGGACATAATACTAGTGTAAGAAAACTATCATTTTATAAAAGATGTAATTTATTTGTAGATAATTCAAACTTACATTATATGAATATTCAGAaagaaaaatgtaataaaataaataacccatttttaataaattatcgAAATATAGTTAGTAATACAACTAcaaaattaaacaaaaataattacaTCGAAAATGGTAATAATGAAGAAGATAAATTTTTTGAAGGAGAACATATGAATAGGCAATTAGGAGGATATGGATATCCTATGATGTTTATTGTTACTTATGATAGGCCAAGTTGGCAACCATTTTGGGAAAATGATTGTGATGTTATTCCAAGAGATGAATTTGGAATACCTGCCAGTATACCTCCTGAAGTatcaacaaatataaaacatacaTATTATGTTCCTCCacaattttatatgtttttaaaaaaattaggtGATGATACTGCTGAATTAAAACCATATATGACTAAACTAATACAAGGAGAATTTACTTATGATGATTATCAAGAaatgttttataaatttgcaaaacctttaaaaatatttagaaaaaaaattccaGTTCCATATAGATCTGctgaagaaataaaacacgaagaaaatattaaatggCAATCAGCTTGGTATACATATAGACAAAAGGTTTTAGCAGAATATAATGTAACAATGTGTTTAAgagaatttattttatatatgacAGTTGGATTATATTTTGCATACTTATGGCTTGATGCTTTAAGACAATATCGTCTTGATATgaaacttttttatttagaaGCTCCTGAACACAAAATAAATTGGGTAAAACCAAGAGGAGATCTTGTATAA
- a CDS encoding 40S ribosomal protein S23, putative, with the protein MGSGKPSGLRSARKLRIRRRTQRWADKGYKKSHLGTRWKSNPFRGSSHAKGIVVEKVAIEAKQPNSAYRKCVRVQLIKNGKKITAFVPGDGCLNFIDENDEVLVSGFGRSGHSVGDLPGVKFKVVKVARVSLLALFKEKKEKPRS; encoded by the exons ATGGGATCAG GAAAACCTAGTGGATTAAGGTCAGCAAGAAAACTCCGAATAAGGAGAAGAACACAAAGATGGGCAGACAAGGGATACAAAAAATCTCATTTAGGAACTAGATGGAAGTCTAACCCATTTAGAGGAAGTTCTCACGCTAAGGGAATTGTTGTTGAAAAAGTTGCTATTGAAGCTAAACAg CCAAACTCTGCATACAGAAAATGTGTTAGAGTACaattgataaaaaatggtaaaaaaatTACCGCTTTTGTTCCTGGAGATGGttgtttaaattttattgaCGAAAATGATGAAGTTTTAGTTTCAGGATTTGGTAGAAGTGGTCATTCAGTTGGTGATTTGCCTGGTGTTAAGTTCAAAGTTGTTAAAGTAGCAAGAGTATCTTTATTAGCTTTATTTAAAGAAAAGAAAGAAAAGCCAAGATCATAa
- a CDS encoding ATP synthase-associated protein, putative, with translation MTSAPGLSFANLTLMLDLPQLPAIFLVNIKNNVKVLTNEIKQNITPSEDIFYPHNRINLQNKKINKMGRVRKYSNNESWLFGNPF, from the coding sequence atgacgtCAGCCCCAGGATTATCTTTTGCAAACTTGACCCTTATGCTGGATTTGCCACAACTACCTGCCATTTTTTtagttaatataaaaaataatgtcaAAGTTTTGACGAACGAAATTAAGCAAAATATTACCCCAAGCgaagatatattttatccACATAATAGAattaatttacaaaataaaaaaattaataaaatgggAAGAGTACGGAAATATAGCAATAATGAAAGTTGGCTGTTTGGAAATCCATTTTAG
- a CDS encoding ER membrane protein complex subunit 5, putative — MIKQFAVMITLIGLTSLLKCGHNVYLLLNNFKLGKDNIEDFIIPTPLTIQTILCALITIYGGSRLFLSFKKVDDMSKDFDNNSWDAAHIRKSFRLSYNRKYFIKDYINEFLSKNI; from the exons atgataaaacaatTTGCAGTTATGATAACCTTGATAGGGCTAACATCCCTATTGAAATGTGGCCACAATGTTTATTTAT tacttaataattttaaactAGGAAAGGATAACATAGAGGATTTTATAATTCCAACACCA CTAACAATTCAAACAATTCTATGTGCTCTCATAACCATATATGGTGGAAGTAGATTATTTCTCAGTTTTAAAAAAGTTGATGATATGTCAAAAGATTTTGACAATAA cTCTTGGGATGCAGCACACATACGGAAAAGCTTCCGTCTAAGCTACAACaggaaatattttattaaggattatattaatgaatttttatctaaaaatatttaa
- a CDS encoding ATP-dependent Clp protease proteolytic subunit, with translation MIYLILFTFLILIKNNTIEAKPNLKKPNTLTFINLSNTNLFEKQKKRIKEKISIQNCKCNLLTNDDIINKNIEEDVNEINNVKNISENFDKTKVNINNDVTKIDQEEESKIRQNAMEKMVEKMVEKILKKKKYKKLEKLLCCNNSIKDMKKNIKLYFFKKRIIYLTDEINKKTSDELIKQLLYLDNINHNDIKIYINSPGGSINEGLAILDIFNYIKSDIQTISFGLVASMASVILASGKKGKRKSFPNCRIMIHQPLGNAFGHPHDIEIQTKEILYLKKLLYYYLSKFTNQNEQTIEKNSDRDYYMNSFEAKKYGIIDQVIETKLPHPYFTDLTEN, from the coding sequence atgatatatttaatattgttCACATTTTTGatcttaataaaaaataatacaattgAAGCAAAACCAAATTTAAAGAAACCAAACACTTTAAcgtttataaatttatcaaatacaaatttatttgaaaaacaaaaaaaaaggataaaAGAAAAGATTAGTATTCAAAATTGTAAATgtaatttattaacaaatgatgatataataaataaaaatatagaagaagatgtaaatgaaataaataatgtaaaaaatatttccgAAAATTTCGATAAAACTAAagttaatataaataatgatgttACAAAAATAGATCAAGAGGAGGAAAGTAAAATCAGACAAAATGCGATGGAAAAAATGGTAGAAAAAATGgtagaaaaaatattgaaaaaaaagaaatacaaaaaattggaaaaattattatgttgtaataatagtattaaagatatgaaaaaaaatataaaattatatttttttaaaaaaagaataatatatttaacagatgaaataaataaaaaaacatcaGATGAACTTATTAagcaattattatatttagataatataaatcataatgatataaaaatatatattaattctcCTGGTGGTTCAATAAATGAAGGTTTAGCAATTTtagatatttttaattatataaaatcaGATATACAAACAATATCATTTGGTTTAGTAGCCTCAATGGCTTCTGTAATTTTAGCAAGtggaaaaaaaggaaaaaggAAATCGTTTCCAAATTGTCGAATTATGATACATCAACCATTAGGAAATGCATTTGGTCATCCTCATGATATTGAAATACAAACAAAAGAAATTCTTTATCTTAAAAaacttttatattattatttatcaaaatttacaaatcaaaatgaacaaacaattgaaaaaaattcagACAGagattattatatgaattcCTTCGaagcaaaaaaatatggaattATTGATCAAGTCATTGAAACTAAATTACCACATCCTTATTTTACTGACCTAACCGAGAattga
- a CDS encoding FAD-dependent glycerol-3-phosphate dehydrogenase, putative, giving the protein MLKKALVGAGGLGMISVGGVYLLKVNFHKNMIDKDVTYKYSPIGNRSEMINRLKTNQYDILIIGGGATGAGLALDCATRGIRCALIDRNDFSSGTSSKSTKLLHGGIRYLENAVKKLDISELYFVWEALGERAHAMKIAPFMSRPVPILMPIYKLWQVPYFAYNIKIYDLLADLVCYFDKGVPNSMYIQKQNTLDQFPLLHQDELKGSLVYYDGQHNDARMNLNLVLTSAIDNYVPGQVGATICNHMEVISFIMDENNKKIIGVRALDKINNKEIEIYAKVIINATGPQGDIIRKMADENSKPMIQVSVGCHFILPKWYSSKNNGMIIPKTSDGRVLFLLPWENNTIVGTTDEQRPLVDNPKIAKKDTEFLATELSKYINVSPEEIKNDIKAAWCGFRPLVHDSKKQKKQKNNNDQDEITTHEISRSHEIIEDENGLISILGGKWTIYRKMAQDTLDYVLSKHSDKIQNKNECRTKFLMLIGSHDQNGNLNHEDLTFGCSKLGKKLVDTYSEIDYETANYLVSNYGYLSEKVCELAKELKLFNKIDQTKPYIEAEIVYASRYEFANTISDVIGRRFRLGFIDTHVSNQVIHKIANLLKDELNWSKDQMNKNIEEAKSYIDSLSLE; this is encoded by the coding sequence ATGCTGAAGAAGGCTCTGGTTGGAGCGGGAGGGCTCGGCATGATATCCGTTGGAGGCGTTTACCTACTTAAGGTAAACTTTCACAAAAATATGATTGATAAGGATGTAACATACAAGTATAGTCCAATTGGTAATAGATCTGAAATGATAAACAGACTAAAAACAAATCAGTatgatatattaataattggTGGAGGAGCAACCGGGGCAGGTTTAGCTTTAGATTGTGCAACAAGAGGAATAAGATGTGCACTAATTGACAGAAACGATTTTTCAAGTGGAACTTCTTCAAAATCGACTAAATTATTACATGGTGGTATTAgatatttagaaaatgcaGTAAAGAAATTAGATATATcagaattatattttgtttgggAAGCTTTAGGTGAAAGAGCCCATGCAATGAAAATTGCACCGTTTATGTCTCGACCTGTTCCGATATTAATGcctatatataaattatggcAAGTTCCTTATTttgcatataatataaaaatatatgatttatTAGCTGATTTAGTTTGTTATTTTGATAAGGGAGTACCCAATTCtatgtatatacaaaaaCAAAACACATTAGATCAATTTCCTTTGTTACATCAAGATGAATTAAAAGGATCTTTGGTATATTATGATGGGCAACATAATGATGCACGaatgaatttaaatttaGTATTAACAAGTGCTATAGATAATTATGTACCGGGACAAGTCGGAGCTACTATATGTAACCACATGGaagttataagttttataatggatgaaaataataaaaaaataataggtGTTAGAGCTttagataaaattaataataaagaaattgaaatatatgcaaaagTTATTATTAATGCTACAGGACCACAAGGAGatattattagaaaaatGGCAGATGAAAATAGTAAACCCATGATTCAAGTATCTGTTGGatgtcattttattttacctAAATGGTATTCATCTAAAAATAATGGAATGATAATACCTAAAACAAGTGATGGTagagtattatttttattgccTTGGGAAAATAATACAATTGTTGGAACGACAGATGAACAACGACCTTTAGTAGATAATCCCAAAATTGCTAAAAAAGATACCGAATTTTTAGCAACTGAATTatctaaatatattaatgtttctccagaagaaataaaaaatgatattaaagCTGCTTGGTGTGGATTTCGACCTTTAGTTCATGattcaaaaaaacaaaaaaaacaaaaaaataataatgatcaAGATGAAATTACAACACATGAAATATCAAGAAGTCATGAAATTATTGAAGATGAAAATGGGCTAATTAGTATATTAGGTGGAAAATGGactatatatagaaaaatggCTCAAGATACACTTGATTATGTTTTATCTAAACATAGTGATAagatacaaaataaaaatgaatgtagaactaaatttttaatgttaattgGTAGTCATGATCAAAATGGAAATTTAAATCACGAAGATTTAACATTTGGATGTAGTAAATTAGGAAAAAAACTTGTTGATACATATTCAGAAATTGATTATGAAACAGCTAATTATTTAGTATCAAATTATGGTTATTTATCTGAAAAAGTTTGTGAATTAGCAAAAGAATTAAAACTATTTAACAAAATTGATCAAACAAAACCATATATAGAAGCTGAAATTGTATATGCAAGTAGATATGAATTTGCTAATACTATTTCCGATGTTATTGGAAGAAGGTTTAGATTAGGGTTTATTGATACACATGTTTCAAATCAAGTTATACATAAAATTgctaatttattaaaagatgAATTAAATTGGTCTAAAGATCaaatgaacaaaaatatCGAAGAAGCCAAATCATATATCGATTCATTATCTttagaataa